A region of Staphylococcus sp. IVB6181 DNA encodes the following proteins:
- the radA gene encoding DNA repair protein RadA — translation MAKKKVTFECMACGYQSPKWMGKCPNCGAWNQMEEVISQKEAPSGRGMRTREQTAKVTKLNQVQHETTPRIHTSSPEFDRVLGGGIVQGSLVLIGGDPGIGKSTLLLQICSALSQNKKVLYITGEESLNQTKLRADRLEEDSSQLNVFAETDLEVIKEAVKQTQPDLVVVDSIQTVYHPDISSAPGSVSQVRESTQILMGIAKQMNIATFIVGHVTKEGQIAGPRLLEHMVDTVLYFEGDEHHAYRILRAVKNRFGSTNEMGIFEMKHSGLKGVKNPSEMFLEERSTNVAGSTIVPTMEGTRPLLIEVQALVTPTTFNNPRRMATGIDHNRLNLLMAVLEKKESYLLQQQDAYVKVAGGVRLTEPAVDLAIIAAVASSFKDQPVNGMDCFVGEVGLTGEVRRVSRIEQRVQEAAKLGFKRVIIPKTNIGGWDFPDNIQVIGVTSVHEALNFALMKS, via the coding sequence TTGGCGAAAAAGAAAGTGACATTCGAGTGTATGGCTTGTGGTTACCAATCACCGAAATGGATGGGGAAATGCCCGAATTGCGGAGCTTGGAACCAAATGGAAGAGGTAATCTCTCAAAAAGAAGCACCCAGCGGCAGAGGGATGCGTACACGCGAACAAACAGCTAAAGTAACAAAATTAAATCAAGTGCAGCATGAAACGACACCGCGTATCCACACGAGCTCGCCTGAATTTGATCGTGTCTTGGGCGGAGGCATTGTACAAGGTTCGCTGGTGCTTATCGGCGGCGACCCGGGTATCGGGAAATCTACATTGCTGCTGCAGATTTGTTCTGCATTATCTCAAAATAAGAAAGTATTATATATTACCGGTGAGGAATCACTGAACCAAACGAAATTGCGTGCAGATCGCTTAGAAGAAGATTCAAGTCAATTGAATGTATTTGCGGAAACGGATTTAGAAGTGATTAAAGAGGCTGTAAAACAAACACAGCCTGATTTAGTCGTAGTAGACTCTATTCAAACTGTCTATCATCCTGATATCAGTTCAGCACCAGGTTCAGTATCGCAAGTCAGAGAAAGTACGCAAATCTTGATGGGAATCGCAAAACAGATGAACATTGCGACCTTTATCGTGGGTCACGTGACCAAAGAAGGTCAAATTGCCGGACCGCGTTTATTAGAACATATGGTGGATACCGTCTTATACTTCGAAGGCGATGAACACCATGCATACAGAATTTTGCGTGCAGTGAAAAACCGTTTCGGTTCAACCAATGAAATGGGTATTTTCGAAATGAAACACAGCGGTTTAAAAGGAGTCAAAAACCCTTCAGAAATGTTTTTAGAAGAACGCTCAACGAATGTTGCGGGTTCAACGATTGTACCGACTATGGAAGGAACACGTCCTTTATTAATTGAAGTACAAGCCTTAGTCACACCGACGACATTCAATAACCCGAGACGTATGGCGACTGGAATTGATCATAACCGCTTGAACTTGCTGATGGCGGTCTTAGAGAAGAAAGAAAGCTACCTGCTTCAGCAGCAAGATGCGTACGTTAAAGTGGCAGGCGGTGTACGTCTGACAGAACCTGCAGTCGACTTGGCTATCATCGCAGCAGTCGCATCCAGCTTCAAAGACCAGCCGGTCAATGGTATGGATTGCTTTGTCGGTGAGGTTGGTTTAACGGGGGAAGTACGTCGTGTATCACGTATTGAACAACGTGTGCAAGAGGCAGCGAAACTCGGATTTAAACGTGTTATTATTCCTAAAACAAATATAGGAGGTTGGGATTTCCCTGACAATATTCAAGTCATCGGTGTAACCAGTGTGCATGAAGCATTGAATTTTGCATTGATGAAAAGCTGA
- the rlmB gene encoding 23S rRNA (guanosine(2251)-2'-O)-methyltransferase RlmB, with translation MEDSVIVGRHAVKEAITSGHPINKILIQDGVKKQQLDEILKNAKKQKLIVQTVPKTKLDGLAEAPHQGVAALVAPYEYVELDDLLAKLKAQDHLPTLMLLDGLEDPHNLGSILRTADAAGVDGVIIPKRRSVALTQTVAKASAGAIQHIPVTRVTNLAQTMDKLKEEGYWIAGTAADNATDYRQMSADMPIAIVIGNEGHGMSRLVKEKCDFYIKIPMVGHINSLNASVAASLMMYEIYRKRHPVGE, from the coding sequence GTGGAAGATTCAGTGATTGTAGGAAGACATGCCGTTAAAGAAGCGATTACTTCTGGGCATCCAATCAATAAGATTCTGATTCAAGATGGTGTAAAAAAGCAACAACTTGATGAAATCTTAAAAAATGCAAAAAAGCAAAAATTAATCGTGCAAACCGTACCAAAAACGAAATTAGATGGATTAGCTGAAGCACCGCACCAAGGTGTTGCGGCCCTCGTTGCGCCCTATGAATATGTTGAGCTGGATGACTTGTTAGCAAAATTGAAAGCACAAGATCATCTGCCGACTTTAATGTTGTTAGACGGCCTGGAAGATCCGCATAATTTAGGATCGATTCTAAGAACAGCAGATGCGGCCGGAGTAGATGGTGTCATTATTCCTAAGCGCCGTTCAGTGGCTTTAACGCAAACAGTAGCTAAGGCATCTGCAGGTGCGATTCAGCATATACCGGTCACACGTGTTACCAATTTAGCCCAAACAATGGATAAATTGAAAGAAGAAGGCTACTGGATTGCCGGAACTGCAGCTGATAACGCAACAGACTACCGTCAAATGAGTGCAGATATGCCGATCGCAATTGTAATCGGCAATGAAGGCCATGGCATGAGCCGTCTTGTCAAAGAGAAGTGCGACTTTTATATTAAAATACCAATGGTAGGGCATATCAACAGCTTAAATGCATCTGTAGCGGCAAGTTTGATGATGTACGAAATTTATCGCAAACGTCATCCGGTTGGAGAGTAA
- a CDS encoding ATP-dependent Clp protease ATP-binding subunit, with amino-acid sequence MLFGRLTERAQRVLAHAQEEAIRLNHSNIGTEHLLLGLMKEPEGIAAKVLESFGITEDLVVSEVEKLIGQGQEQIGTLHYTPRAKKVIELSMDEARKLHHNFVGTEHILLGLIRENEGVAARVFANLDLNITKARAQVVKALGSPEMSNKNAQAAKSNNTPTLDGLARDLTVIAKDGTLDPVVGRDKEITRVIEVLSRRTKNNPVLIGEPGVGKTAIAEGLAQAIVNNEVPETLKGKRVMSLDMGTVVAGTKYRGEFEERLKKVMEEIHQAGNVILFIDELHTLIGAGGAEGAIDASNILKPALARGELQAIGATTLDEYRKHIEKDAALERRFQPVQVDEPTVEDTIAILKGLRDRYEAHHRINISDEAVEAAARLSDRYVSDRFLPDKAIDLIDEASSKVRLKSHTTPSNLKEIEQEIEKVKNEKDAAVHSQEFENAANLRDKQTKLEKQYEEAKNEWKNAQGGSNTSLTENDIAEVIAGWTGIPLTRLNETESERLLNLEDTLHKRVIGQKDAVTSISKAVRRARAGLKDPKRPIGSFIFLGPTGVGKTELARALAESMFGDEDAMIRVDMSEFMEKHAVSRLVGAPPGYVGHDDGGQLTEKVRRKPYSVILFDEVEKAHPDVFNIMLQVLDDGFLTDTKGRRVDFRNTVIIMTSNVGAQELQDQRFAGFGGGNDEGADYETIRSTMLKELKNAFRPEFLNRVDDIIVFHKLDKAELKEIVTKMVNQLTDRLSEQDINIEVTEAAKEKIAEEGYDPQYGARPLIRAIQKTVEDNLSDLILDGNQLEGKDVVVDHNGEKFEYNINDRKTDETETTATKA; translated from the coding sequence ATGTTATTCGGCAGATTAACAGAACGTGCACAACGTGTATTAGCACATGCACAAGAAGAAGCGATTCGTTTGAATCACTCAAATATCGGAACGGAACACTTGCTGCTTGGATTAATGAAAGAACCTGAGGGTATTGCAGCAAAAGTATTAGAAAGTTTCGGTATTACAGAAGACTTGGTTGTATCAGAAGTTGAAAAACTGATCGGTCAAGGCCAAGAACAAATCGGTACATTGCACTATACACCAAGAGCTAAGAAAGTCATTGAACTTTCAATGGACGAAGCACGCAAATTACACCATAACTTCGTCGGAACAGAGCATATCCTGCTTGGTTTAATCCGCGAAAACGAAGGTGTAGCTGCACGTGTATTCGCAAACTTGGATTTAAATATTACAAAAGCACGCGCACAAGTGGTTAAAGCACTTGGCAGTCCTGAAATGAGCAATAAAAATGCACAAGCTGCTAAATCAAATAACACACCTACGTTAGACGGCTTGGCACGCGACTTAACAGTCATCGCAAAAGACGGCACATTAGATCCGGTTGTCGGACGCGATAAAGAAATTACACGTGTCATTGAAGTATTAAGCCGCCGTACTAAAAACAACCCAGTATTGATTGGTGAACCAGGGGTAGGTAAAACAGCAATTGCTGAAGGCTTAGCACAAGCAATCGTAAATAATGAAGTACCAGAAACATTAAAAGGCAAACGTGTAATGTCTCTTGATATGGGTACAGTTGTTGCCGGTACAAAATACCGCGGTGAATTCGAAGAAAGATTGAAAAAAGTTATGGAAGAAATTCACCAAGCAGGCAACGTTATCTTATTCATCGATGAATTGCACACATTAATCGGTGCCGGCGGTGCTGAAGGTGCTATTGATGCTTCAAATATCTTAAAACCAGCATTAGCACGCGGTGAACTGCAAGCAATCGGTGCAACAACATTAGATGAATACCGTAAACACATTGAAAAAGATGCAGCATTAGAACGTCGTTTCCAACCTGTACAAGTTGATGAACCGACAGTTGAAGATACAATTGCTATCTTAAAAGGTTTACGCGATCGTTACGAAGCGCATCACCGTATTAATATTTCTGATGAAGCGGTTGAAGCAGCTGCGCGTTTAAGCGACCGTTATGTTTCAGATCGTTTCTTACCAGACAAAGCAATCGACTTAATCGATGAAGCAAGTTCAAAAGTAAGACTGAAAAGTCATACAACACCTTCAAACTTGAAAGAAATCGAACAAGAAATTGAAAAAGTTAAAAATGAAAAAGACGCAGCAGTACATTCACAAGAATTCGAAAACGCTGCGAACCTTCGCGATAAACAAACAAAATTAGAAAAACAATATGAAGAAGCGAAAAATGAATGGAAAAATGCACAAGGCGGTTCTAACACATCATTAACAGAAAATGATATCGCTGAAGTCATTGCCGGATGGACAGGCATTCCATTAACACGCTTGAACGAAACAGAATCTGAACGTCTGCTTAACTTAGAAGACACATTGCACAAACGTGTAATTGGTCAAAAAGATGCTGTGACTTCAATCAGTAAAGCAGTACGTCGTGCACGTGCAGGTCTTAAAGACCCTAAACGTCCAATCGGAAGCTTCATCTTCTTAGGACCGACAGGTGTAGGTAAAACTGAATTAGCACGCGCATTAGCAGAATCAATGTTCGGAGACGAAGATGCAATGATTCGTGTCGACATGAGTGAATTCATGGAAAAACACGCAGTGAGTCGTTTAGTCGGAGCGCCTCCGGGCTATGTAGGTCATGATGACGGCGGCCAATTAACTGAAAAAGTAAGACGCAAACCTTACTCAGTTATCTTATTCGACGAAGTCGAAAAAGCACACCCTGATGTATTCAACATCATGCTTCAAGTTTTAGATGATGGTTTCTTAACGGATACAAAAGGACGTCGTGTAGACTTCCGCAATACAGTGATTATCATGACTTCAAACGTCGGCGCACAAGAACTTCAAGATCAACGCTTCGCTGGTTTCGGCGGCGGTAATGATGAAGGTGCGGACTATGAAACAATCCGCAGTACAATGTTGAAAGAACTGAAAAATGCGTTCCGTCCAGAGTTCTTAAACCGTGTCGATGATATCATTGTCTTCCACAAACTTGATAAAGCTGAATTGAAAGAAATCGTTACGAAAATGGTCAACCAGCTTACAGATCGTTTATCTGAACAAGATATTAATATTGAAGTAACTGAAGCAGCGAAAGAAAAAATCGCTGAAGAAGGTTATGACCCTCAATACGGTGCACGTCCATTGATCAGAGCAATTCAAAAAACAGTTGAAGATAACTTAAGTGATTTGATCTTAGACGGCAACCAATTAGAAGGCAAAGATGTTGTAGTGGACCATAACGGTGAAAAATTCGAATATAATATTAATGATCGCAAAACAGATGAAACTGAAACTACAGCAACAAAAGCATAA
- a CDS encoding protein arginine kinase: protein MSEHSMYMSNWMQQDAATPVVMSSRIRLARNLNNHVHPLMFTSDVEGQKVINEVQDALPDLKVINLQMIEQTDKLKLVAKHLISKELIEQPASAVLLNEDESLSIMVNEEDHIRIQTMSSDMDLERLYQSASEIDNRLDRALDISFDEQLGYLTTCPTNIGTGMRASVMLHLPGLSIMKRMNRIAQTINRFGFTIRGIFGEGSQVYGHIYQVSNQLTLGRTEEQIIETLTEIVQQIIAEEMQIRKQLDYHSLIEMQDRIYRSLGLLRYSRMISMEEASTRLSEVKLGIDLGYIDELPDFNFNQMMVAIQSPFLIDENNRISIKEQRANVIREHIK from the coding sequence ATGAGCGAACATTCAATGTACATGAGTAATTGGATGCAGCAAGACGCTGCAACACCAGTGGTGATGTCTTCACGTATTCGACTTGCCAGAAACTTGAATAATCATGTTCATCCCTTAATGTTTACTTCAGATGTTGAAGGACAAAAAGTCATCAACGAAGTACAAGATGCTTTGCCGGATTTGAAAGTTATCAACCTTCAAATGATTGAGCAGACAGATAAACTGAAATTAGTTGCCAAACATCTCATCAGTAAAGAACTGATAGAGCAGCCGGCTTCAGCAGTATTGTTGAATGAAGATGAATCATTAAGCATAATGGTAAATGAAGAAGATCATATCAGAATACAGACAATGAGTTCAGATATGGACTTGGAACGCTTATATCAAAGCGCTTCAGAAATAGATAATCGGCTTGATCGCGCTTTAGATATCAGTTTCGATGAACAACTCGGCTATCTAACGACTTGTCCGACAAACATCGGAACAGGTATGCGTGCGAGTGTCATGCTGCACTTGCCGGGACTTTCGATTATGAAACGCATGAATCGTATTGCACAAACAATTAATCGTTTCGGCTTTACAATCCGCGGTATTTTCGGAGAAGGTTCTCAAGTGTACGGACACATCTATCAAGTTTCAAACCAGTTGACCTTGGGAAGAACGGAAGAACAAATTATTGAAACTTTAACAGAAATTGTTCAGCAGATTATTGCTGAAGAAATGCAGATCCGCAAGCAATTAGACTATCACAGTCTCATTGAAATGCAAGATCGTATTTACCGTTCACTGGGTCTGCTACGCTATAGCCGTATGATTTCTATGGAAGAAGCATCAACGCGTTTGAGCGAAGTCAAATTAGGTATTGATTTAGGCTACATTGATGAATTGCCTGACTTTAATTTCAACCAAATGATGGTCGCAATTCAATCGCCATTCTTAATAGACGAAAATAATCGAATTTCAATTAAAGAACAAAGAGCAAATGTAATCAGAGAACATATAAAATAG
- a CDS encoding PIN/TRAM domain-containing protein, translating into MNIIKTIVTISYFILGISLGILIIPDIAKDTNLVHTYPWLTNKYIAALLGIIGFFIIFGLLIPKITRTLRRLEVFIMRHSAVEILFAAIGLIMGLFISVMIAFILNIIGSSLFLHVLPIIITVFLSYLGFQFGLKKRDEMLAFLPEKMARSASMNALRATPKIIDTSAVIDGRILDVIQCGFFDGEILIPQGVINELQVVADSTDSVKREKGQRGLDILNKIHDADHPSQVVHPQKSYNDIDALLIKLAHKYKADLITTDFNLNKISRVQGIKVLNVNDLSEAVKPTVRQGDQINLLLTKIGKEPGQGVGYLEDGTMVVIDDAKTFVGQHVDIEITSILQTSSGRIVFAKLMKR; encoded by the coding sequence ATGAATATTATAAAGACAATTGTCACCATAAGCTATTTCATTTTGGGAATCAGCTTAGGCATTTTGATTATTCCTGATATTGCGAAAGATACGAATTTGGTACATACGTATCCATGGCTGACAAACAAGTATATCGCAGCATTATTAGGAATTATCGGCTTCTTTATCATTTTCGGTTTGTTAATACCGAAAATCACGCGGACACTGCGTCGATTAGAAGTGTTTATTATGCGTCACAGTGCTGTTGAAATTCTATTTGCGGCAATCGGATTGATTATGGGACTCTTTATTTCTGTAATGATTGCCTTTATTTTAAATATTATAGGTTCATCACTGTTCCTTCATGTCCTACCTATTATCATTACAGTCTTTTTAAGTTATTTAGGGTTCCAGTTCGGCTTGAAGAAAAGGGATGAGATGTTAGCATTCCTGCCAGAAAAGATGGCACGTTCAGCTTCTATGAACGCACTGCGCGCAACACCGAAAATTATCGATACCAGCGCTGTGATCGACGGCAGAATTTTAGATGTGATTCAATGCGGTTTCTTTGACGGTGAAATCTTGATTCCTCAAGGTGTAATCAATGAGCTGCAAGTGGTCGCAGATTCGACAGACAGCGTCAAAAGAGAGAAAGGCCAAAGAGGTTTGGATATCTTGAATAAAATTCATGACGCAGATCATCCTTCACAAGTAGTGCATCCGCAAAAATCATATAATGATATCGACGCTTTATTGATTAAACTGGCACATAAATACAAAGCAGACTTGATTACGACAGACTTTAATTTAAATAAAATTTCACGTGTGCAAGGCATTAAAGTACTGAATGTCAACGACTTGTCAGAAGCAGTGAAGCCTACTGTACGTCAAGGGGATCAAATCAACCTCTTATTGACGAAAATAGGTAAAGAGCCGGGACAAGGTGTCGGCTATTTAGAGGATGGCACAATGGTGGTAATTGATGATGCTAAAACATTCGTCGGCCAGCATGTCGATATTGAAATCACAAGCATTCTGCAAACATCATCAGGACGTATCGTCTTTGCGAAATTGATGAAACGCTAG
- the gltX gene encoding glutamate--tRNA ligase has translation MSDRVRVRYAPSPTGYLHIGNARTALFNYLFAKHYDGDFIVRIEDTDKKRNLEDGESSQFSNLKWLGLDWDESVDKDNGYGPYRQSERGKFYDPLVEQLLAEDKAYKCYMTEEELEAERECQIARGETPRYAGKHAHLTQEEREAFEAEGRLPAIRFRVPKGKVYKFDDMVKGEVSFESDNIGDWVIVKKDGVPTYNFAVAADDHYMEISDVIRGDDHVSNTPKQLMIYEAFGWEPPRFGHISLIVNEQRKKLSKRDGQILQFIEQYRDLGYLPEALFNFITLLGWSPEGEEEIFSREEFIKLFDENRLQKSPAFFDKKKLAWVNNQYMKQKDSETVFELALPHLINAGLIPESPSEKDLDWGRKLIGLYQKEMSYAGEIVPLSEIFFRDEIELGEEEQEVINGEQVPELIEHLYGKLEALEPFEAAEIKKTIKEVQKETGIKGKQLFMPIRVAVTGSMHGPELPNTIEVLGKEKVLNRLKKYL, from the coding sequence ATGAGTGATCGCGTAAGAGTCAGATATGCACCGAGTCCAACAGGTTACTTGCATATCGGAAACGCTAGAACAGCACTATTCAACTATTTATTTGCTAAACATTATGATGGAGACTTTATTGTACGTATTGAGGATACGGATAAAAAACGTAACTTAGAAGACGGCGAATCTTCACAATTCAGCAACTTGAAATGGTTAGGTCTTGATTGGGACGAATCTGTTGATAAAGACAATGGTTATGGTCCGTATCGTCAATCTGAACGTGGTAAATTCTACGATCCTTTAGTAGAACAATTATTAGCAGAAGATAAAGCATATAAATGCTATATGACTGAAGAAGAATTAGAAGCGGAACGCGAATGCCAAATTGCACGCGGAGAAACACCGCGCTATGCAGGTAAACATGCTCATTTAACACAAGAAGAAAGAGAAGCATTCGAAGCAGAAGGACGTCTTCCGGCAATTCGTTTCCGTGTACCAAAAGGCAAAGTCTATAAATTCGATGATATGGTTAAAGGCGAAGTATCATTTGAATCAGACAACATCGGCGACTGGGTTATTGTGAAAAAAGACGGTGTTCCGACTTACAACTTCGCAGTAGCTGCAGATGACCACTACATGGAAATCTCTGACGTTATCCGCGGTGATGACCATGTTTCAAACACACCTAAACAATTAATGATTTATGAAGCATTTGGTTGGGAACCGCCGCGTTTCGGCCACATTTCATTAATCGTGAACGAACAACGTAAAAAATTAAGTAAACGTGATGGTCAAATCCTTCAATTCATCGAACAATATCGCGACTTAGGCTACTTGCCGGAAGCATTATTCAACTTCATTACATTGCTTGGCTGGTCACCTGAAGGCGAAGAAGAAATTTTCTCTAGAGAAGAATTCATTAAATTATTCGATGAAAATCGTTTGCAAAAATCACCAGCATTCTTCGATAAGAAAAAATTAGCTTGGGTTAACAACCAATACATGAAACAAAAAGACTCAGAAACAGTCTTCGAACTTGCATTGCCGCATTTAATTAATGCAGGATTGATTCCAGAATCACCATCTGAAAAAGATTTAGACTGGGGTCGCAAATTAATCGGTTTATACCAAAAAGAAATGAGCTATGCAGGTGAAATCGTACCGCTTTCTGAAATCTTCTTCAGAGACGAAATCGAGTTAGGCGAAGAAGAACAAGAAGTTATCAACGGTGAACAAGTGCCAGAACTTATTGAACATTTATACGGCAAGTTAGAAGCGTTAGAACCGTTTGAAGCGGCTGAAATCAAAAAAACAATCAAAGAAGTTCAAAAAGAAACAGGTATTAAAGGCAAACAATTATTTATGCCGATTCGTGTTGCAGTAACAGGATCAATGCATGGTCCGGAATTACCGAATACGATTGAAGTATTAGGTAAAGAAAAAGTACTGAACCGTTTAAAAAAATATCTATAA
- a CDS encoding Mini-ribonuclease 3: protein MDNAQNIKLLNPLSLAYMGDAVLDQYVRQHIILKLRAKPNRLHQQAKRFVSAKSQALTLESLIEAEWLTEEELEIVRRGRNAKSHTKAKNTDIQTYRKSSGLEAVIGFLYLEGRTERLEALLCRIVSEVEERV from the coding sequence GTGGATAATGCGCAAAATATTAAACTGCTGAACCCCTTATCACTCGCATATATGGGGGATGCAGTTTTAGACCAATATGTCAGACAGCACATTATCTTAAAGCTGCGTGCTAAACCTAATCGTTTGCATCAGCAGGCTAAACGTTTTGTTTCGGCGAAAAGCCAAGCACTGACGTTGGAAAGCTTAATCGAAGCAGAGTGGCTGACTGAAGAAGAGTTGGAAATTGTTCGCAGAGGCCGCAATGCGAAAAGCCATACCAAAGCAAAAAATACAGATATTCAGACTTACCGCAAAAGTTCAGGGCTGGAAGCTGTTATCGGCTTCTTATACCTAGAAGGCCGTACAGAGCGCCTTGAAGCTTTGCTTTGTCGTATTGTATCTGAAGTAGAAGAAAGGGTGTGA
- the cysE gene encoding serine O-acetyltransferase, with protein MRDDIKMVFEQDPAAKTSFEVVTTYAGLHAVWNHLLAHKLYNKKHYVAARIISQVSRFFTGIEIHPGAKIGKRLFIDHGMGVVIGETCTIGDNVTIYQGVTLGGTGKEKGKRHPDIGDNVLIAAGSKILGNIKVDSNVNIGANSVVLTNVPSYSTVVGIPGHIVKQHGKRIGKNFDHLNLPDPIYEQMKQLEKQLEQVKNGEIQDDYII; from the coding sequence ATGAGAGACGATATAAAAATGGTATTCGAACAAGATCCTGCGGCTAAGACGTCATTTGAGGTTGTGACAACTTATGCAGGATTGCATGCAGTATGGAATCACTTGCTGGCACACAAACTTTATAATAAAAAGCACTACGTTGCTGCACGTATTATTTCACAAGTATCACGCTTTTTCACTGGGATTGAAATTCACCCCGGTGCCAAAATAGGCAAACGTTTATTTATTGACCATGGTATGGGAGTGGTTATCGGCGAAACTTGTACAATCGGCGATAATGTAACAATTTACCAAGGTGTCACACTCGGCGGTACAGGTAAAGAGAAAGGTAAACGTCACCCTGATATCGGAGATAACGTGTTGATTGCAGCGGGTTCAAAAATTTTAGGCAATATCAAAGTAGATTCAAACGTCAATATCGGCGCAAACTCAGTGGTATTAACGAATGTACCAAGTTATTCAACGGTAGTCGGTATTCCTGGTCATATTGTAAAACAACATGGCAAACGTATTGGTAAAAACTTCGACCATCTCAACTTACCAGACCCAATTTACGAACAAATGAAACAATTAGAGAAACAACTAGAGCAAGTTAAGAATGGAGAGATTCAAGATGATTACATTATATAA
- the cysS gene encoding cysteine--tRNA ligase: protein MITLYNTLTRQKEPFKPLEEGKVKMYVCGPTVYNYIHIGNARPAINYDVVRRYFEYKGYDVNYVSNFTDVDDKLIKRSKELNESVPEIADRYIKAFYEDTGALNVKKATSNPRVMNHMDDIIQFIQNLVDQGYAYESEGDVYFRTRKFEGYGKLSHQSIDDLKVGARIESGEQKEDALDFTLWKKAKPGEISWDSPFGKGRPGWHIECSVMAYHELGETIDIHAGGSDLQFPHHENEIAQSEAHNHAPFANYWMHNGFININNEKMSKSLGNFVLVHDIIKEVDPDVLRFFMISVHYRSPINYNMELVESAKAGLERIRNSYQALEEREAIASDIEDQSEYIEQVDALLEQFETVMDDDFNTANAITTWYDLAKLANKYVMENTTSKKVIARFKEVFQIFSDVLGVPLKGKQEELLDEEIEALIEERNEARKNKDYARADEIRDELKAKNIILEDTPQGVRFKRG, encoded by the coding sequence ATGATTACATTATATAATACATTAACAAGACAAAAAGAACCGTTTAAGCCTTTAGAAGAAGGCAAAGTTAAAATGTATGTCTGCGGTCCGACGGTTTACAACTATATTCATATTGGGAATGCGCGTCCAGCTATCAACTACGACGTAGTCCGCCGCTATTTTGAATATAAAGGCTACGATGTGAACTATGTATCTAACTTCACGGATGTGGATGACAAATTAATCAAACGTTCAAAAGAATTAAACGAAAGTGTGCCTGAAATCGCAGACCGTTATATTAAAGCGTTCTACGAAGATACAGGCGCATTGAACGTTAAAAAAGCAACATCTAATCCGCGTGTTATGAATCATATGGATGATATCATCCAATTTATTCAAAACCTCGTGGACCAAGGTTATGCTTACGAAAGTGAAGGCGACGTATACTTCAGAACACGCAAGTTTGAAGGCTACGGCAAACTCAGCCACCAATCTATTGATGACTTAAAAGTCGGTGCACGTATTGAATCAGGCGAGCAAAAAGAAGATGCGTTAGACTTCACATTATGGAAAAAAGCAAAACCGGGCGAAATCAGCTGGGACAGCCCATTCGGCAAAGGTCGTCCAGGCTGGCATATCGAATGCTCTGTTATGGCATACCATGAATTAGGCGAAACAATCGATATTCACGCAGGGGGCAGCGACTTGCAATTCCCTCACCACGAAAACGAAATCGCACAATCTGAAGCACATAACCATGCGCCTTTTGCGAACTATTGGATGCATAATGGTTTCATCAATATCAACAATGAAAAAATGAGTAAATCATTAGGCAACTTCGTATTAGTACACGACATCATTAAAGAAGTAGACCCGGATGTACTGCGTTTCTTCATGATCAGCGTACATTACCGCAGTCCAATCAACTACAATATGGAGTTAGTAGAATCAGCGAAAGCAGGATTAGAACGTATCCGCAATAGTTATCAAGCTTTAGAAGAAAGAGAAGCGATTGCATCTGATATCGAAGATCAATCAGAATATATCGAACAAGTGGATGCATTGTTAGAACAATTTGAAACAGTGATGGACGATGACTTCAACACAGCGAATGCGATTACAACTTGGTATGACTTAGCAAAATTAGCGAATAAATATGTCATGGAAAATACGACATCTAAAAAAGTCATCGCACGTTTCAAAGAAGTCTTCCAAATCTTCAGCGATGTTTTAGGTGTACCGTTAAAAGGCAAACAAGAAGAATTGTTAGATGAAGAAATCGAAGCATTAATCGAAGAACGTAATGAAGCACGAAAAAATAAAGATTATGCGCGTGCTGATGAAATCCGCGATGAATTAAAAGCGAAAAATATTATTCTTGAAGATACGCCGCAAGGTGTGAGATTCAAACGTGGATAA